Proteins encoded within one genomic window of Oryza glaberrima chromosome 12, OglaRS2, whole genome shotgun sequence:
- the LOC127757920 gene encoding uncharacterized protein LOC127757920, translating into MIGQIFATLLLRGCTIAIGLIEFMEHLGSSSIVRERGKNKRIWTYFEDEELIKALFEIALDPSWKSEGGFKNGYCQVLENVLAKKLPSSGLTAVPHLESRVRHFRTKFGAIEVMLTKSGFSWDDNRKMIQCEKQQYDDHCRKNNEAKGLYGVAFPHYDTLAAIYGKDIATGEGAEGLGEAVANMEKEIVQDIQDEEDEEDEERVSRETPRQSIDSSTPRRSIDSSAPRRSIDSAAPRRSIDSAAARRSIDSTASSSKMRKKDSNKLKNTLSSDPFMDVFANVQGDLRDVTKHVGAMVASMQREAEIQEKAMAEEDPLQKIQNEAILECRKLGLTGTEVVNAAAAFIKVPAQMSMLLALPESLRREYVVKILAGNSLDHSLISVIGANDLPKGFCFKFRIVSY; encoded by the exons ATGATTGGACAAATTTTCGCAACACTCTTGCTCAGGGGATGTACAATAGCTATAGGGCTCATTGAG TTTATGGAGCATCTTGGAAGCTCAAGCATTGTGCGTGAGAGAGGCAAGAACAAGAGGATTTGGACGTACTTTGAGGATGAGGAGCTGATCAAGGCATTGTTCGAGATTGCTTTAGATCCAAGCTGGAAATCAGAAGGGGGTTTCAAAAATGGATACTGCCAAGTTCTAGAGAACGTGCTTGCTAAGAAGTTGCCAAGTTCTGGCCTTACTGCTGTTCCGCACTTAGAGTCGAGAGTAAGACACTTTAGGACCAAGTTTGGCGCAATTGAAGTGATGCTAACCAAAAGTGGCTTTTCTTGGGATGACAACAGAAAGATGATACAATGTGAGAAACAACAATACGATGATCATTGCAGG AAAAACAATGAGGCAAAGGGTCTATATGGTGTAGCATTCCCTCACTATGATACACTAGCTGCAATTTATGGTAAAGACATTGCTACTGGAGAAGGTGCAGAGGGTCTTGGTGAGGCTGTTGCTAATATGGAGAAAGAAATTGTTCAAGATATTCAAgatgaagaggatgaggaggatgaagaGAGAGTGTCTAGAGAAACGCCTCGGCAGAGCATCGATTCATCAACACCTAGGCGGAGCATCGATTCATCAGCACCTCGACGGAGCATCGATTCAGCTGCACCTCGACGGAGCATCGATTCAGCTGCAGCTCGACGGAGCATCGATTCAACTGCTTCAAGCTCTAAGATGCGGAAGAAGGACAGCAACAAACTGAAAAATACCTTGTCAAGTGACCCTTTTATGGATGTCTTTGCCAATGTTCAAGGTGATCTGAGGGATGTTACAAAGCATGTGGGAGCAATGGTGGCATCTATGCAACGTGAAGCTGAGATCCAAGAGAAGGCAATGGCTGAGGAGGACCCACTACAAAAAATTCAGAACGAAGCTATTCTTGAGTGTCGAAAGCTTGGTTTGACTGGTACTGAAGTTGTCAATGCTGCAGCTGCTTTTATAAAAGTGCCGGCTCAAATGAGTATGCTTCTCGCTCTTCCAGAGTCTCTCAGGAGGGAGTACGTGGTGAAAATACTTGCTGGTAATTCACTTGATCACTCTTTGATTAGTGTAATCGGAGCAAATGATCTTCCCAAAGGCTTCtgtttcaaatttcgaattgtGTCCTATTGA